A stretch of the Streptomyces sp. NBC_00654 genome encodes the following:
- a CDS encoding histone deacetylase produces MKALRPVDPTLPPDRSPERVWYTSYGSNTHLDRLAAYIRGGRASGAARENPGCRNPAMPVRSIPVELTGAMYFATRSPVWRGGLAFYDPRAGGRVWARAHLVTADQFSDIAAQEMHREPGADLCLEEVLTHGRAALGEGRYETLVCAGQIDGMPLLTFTAPWRMRDVPWVPPSAAYVRLLALGLRSAGAWDTEEVAAYVAARPGAADTWSYQSIVDLLNEGA; encoded by the coding sequence GTGAAAGCCCTACGACCTGTTGACCCGACGCTGCCGCCCGACCGGAGCCCCGAGCGGGTCTGGTACACGTCATACGGCTCCAACACGCACCTCGACCGGCTCGCGGCCTATATCAGGGGCGGGCGCGCATCCGGTGCGGCAAGGGAGAACCCGGGATGCCGGAACCCGGCGATGCCCGTCCGCTCCATCCCGGTGGAACTGACCGGTGCCATGTACTTCGCCACCCGCTCGCCCGTCTGGCGAGGGGGGCTGGCCTTCTACGACCCCCGAGCGGGCGGGCGTGTATGGGCCAGAGCGCATCTCGTGACCGCCGATCAGTTCTCCGATATCGCGGCCCAGGAGATGCACAGGGAGCCGGGTGCGGATCTGTGCCTGGAAGAAGTGCTGACCCACGGACGCGCCGCACTGGGTGAGGGCCGGTACGAAACCCTGGTGTGCGCCGGCCAGATCGACGGGATGCCCCTCCTGACCTTTACGGCTCCCTGGAGGATGCGCGATGTTCCATGGGTTCCGCCCTCGGCCGCGTATGTGCGGCTCCTGGCCCTGGGCCTCCGGTCCGCCGGCGCGTGGGACACGGAAGAGGTCGCAGCCTACGTCGCCGCACGCCCCGGTGCCGCTGACACCTGGTCGTATCAGTCAATTGTCGATCTTCTGAACGAAGGCGCGTGA
- the glnA gene encoding type I glutamate--ammonia ligase: MDKQQEFVLRTLEERDIRFVRLWFTDVLGFLKSVAVAPAELEQAFDEGIGFDGSAIEGFARVYESDMIAKPDPGTFQILPWRAEAPGTARMFCDILMPDGSPSFADPRYVLKRILAKTSDLGFTFYTHPEIEFFLLKDKPVNGTRPTPADSSGYFDHTPQNVGMDFRRQAITMLESMGISVEFSHHEGAPGQQEIDLRYADALSTADNIMTFRLVMKQVALEQGVQATFMPKPFSEYPGSGMHTHLSLFEGDRNAFYESGAEYQLSKVGRSFIAGLLKHAAEISAVTNQWVNSYKRIWGGSARSAGAGGEAPSYICWGHNNRSALIRVPMYKPGKTGSARVEVRSIDSGANPYLTYAVLLAAGLKGIEEGYELPAGADDDVWALSDAERRAMGIEPLPQNLGEAISLMEKSELVAETLGEHVFDFFLRNKKQEWEEYRSEVTAFELKNLLPVL; the protein is encoded by the coding sequence ATGGACAAGCAGCAGGAATTCGTCCTCAGGACCCTTGAGGAGCGCGACATCCGCTTCGTGCGGCTGTGGTTCACCGACGTCCTCGGGTTCCTGAAGTCCGTTGCCGTGGCCCCGGCCGAACTGGAACAGGCGTTCGATGAAGGCATCGGTTTCGACGGGTCGGCCATCGAGGGCTTCGCCCGGGTGTACGAGTCCGACATGATCGCCAAGCCGGACCCGGGGACGTTCCAGATCCTGCCGTGGCGCGCGGAGGCCCCCGGCACCGCCCGGATGTTCTGCGACATCCTGATGCCCGACGGTTCGCCGTCCTTCGCGGACCCGCGCTATGTGCTCAAGCGCATCCTCGCCAAGACCTCCGACCTGGGCTTCACCTTCTACACCCACCCGGAGATCGAGTTCTTCCTGCTGAAGGACAAGCCGGTCAACGGCACCCGCCCGACCCCCGCCGACAGCTCCGGCTACTTCGACCACACCCCGCAGAACGTCGGCATGGACTTCCGCCGCCAGGCGATCACGATGCTCGAATCCATGGGCATCTCGGTCGAGTTCAGCCACCACGAGGGCGCCCCCGGCCAGCAGGAGATCGACCTGCGGTACGCGGACGCGCTCTCCACCGCCGACAACATCATGACCTTCCGCCTCGTCATGAAGCAGGTCGCGCTGGAACAGGGCGTACAGGCCACCTTCATGCCGAAGCCGTTCTCGGAGTACCCGGGCTCGGGCATGCACACCCACCTCTCCCTCTTCGAGGGCGACCGCAACGCGTTCTACGAGTCGGGCGCCGAGTACCAGCTCTCCAAGGTCGGCCGTTCCTTCATCGCGGGGCTGCTCAAGCACGCGGCGGAGATCTCCGCCGTGACGAACCAGTGGGTCAACTCCTACAAGCGCATCTGGGGCGGCTCGGCCCGCAGCGCGGGCGCGGGCGGCGAGGCCCCCTCGTACATCTGCTGGGGCCACAACAACCGCTCCGCGCTGATCCGGGTCCCGATGTACAAGCCGGGAAAGACCGGCTCGGCCCGCGTCGAGGTCCGCTCCATCGACTCCGGCGCCAACCCCTACCTGACCTACGCGGTGCTCCTCGCCGCGGGCCTCAAGGGCATCGAGGAGGGCTACGAACTCCCGGCCGGCGCCGACGACGACGTCTGGGCGCTCTCCGACGCGGAACGCCGCGCGATGGGCATCGAGCCGCTCCCGCAGAACCTGGGCGAGGCCATCTCGCTGATGGAGAAGAGCGAACTGGTCGCCGAGACCCTCGGGGAGCACGTCTTCGACTTCTTCCTGCGCAACAAGAAGCAGGAGTGGGAGGAGTACCGCAGCGAGGTCACGGCCTTCGAGCTGAAGAACCTGCTGCCGGTGCTGTAG
- a CDS encoding DUF3105 domain-containing protein has product MSFDRRSRTEQTRNDDRARDRRTRVIAISLSAVVVAGLVGFGSYMLLEKSEAKEKREEGVAQDAKQTEKDLKELAAEPVKDEKTWDAKKLTRNHVAGDVAYPMKPPVGGDHNQAWMNCDGDVYEKALPDVNAVHSLEHGSVWVTYNDKAPEADVKKLAERVGATPYSLMSPYEGQAGAIMLSAWGKQVTVDGADDRRVDQFFAKYVQGPQTPEPGAPCTGGLAAPQ; this is encoded by the coding sequence ATGAGCTTCGACCGCAGGTCCCGCACAGAGCAGACGCGCAACGACGACCGCGCGCGCGACCGCCGCACCCGTGTCATCGCCATAAGCCTCAGCGCCGTCGTCGTGGCCGGTCTGGTCGGCTTCGGCTCCTACATGCTGCTGGAGAAGTCCGAGGCGAAGGAGAAGCGGGAGGAGGGTGTGGCGCAGGACGCCAAGCAGACCGAGAAGGACCTGAAGGAGCTGGCGGCCGAGCCGGTCAAGGACGAGAAGACCTGGGACGCCAAGAAGCTGACCCGCAACCATGTGGCCGGGGACGTGGCCTACCCCATGAAGCCCCCGGTCGGCGGCGACCACAACCAGGCGTGGATGAACTGCGACGGCGACGTATACGAAAAGGCCCTCCCCGACGTGAACGCCGTCCACTCCCTGGAGCACGGTTCGGTCTGGGTGACGTACAACGACAAGGCCCCCGAGGCCGATGTGAAGAAGCTCGCCGAGCGCGTCGGGGCCACGCCCTACTCGCTGATGAGCCCGTACGAGGGCCAGGCCGGGGCGATCATGCTCAGCGCCTGGGGCAAGCAGGTCACGGTGGACGGCGCGGACGACCGGCGGGTGGACCAGTTCTTCGCGAAGTACGTCCAGGGGCCGCAGACGCCGGAGCCGGGCGCGCCCTGCACCGGCGGGCTGGCGGCGCCCCAGTGA
- a CDS encoding DUF305 domain-containing protein — protein MASSAVALAVLFAGVATIASARDDGPDPAPGGSGAERLRVPSAASADAGFARDMAVHHQQAVEMSFIVRDRTQDEEVRRLAYDIANTQANQRGMLLGWLDLWELPKVAPDGRPPMAWMAPGSGGHQGHGMAGMTGPAGKDGALMPGMATRAELEELRTLDGERAEVFYLQLMTDHHKGGVAMAEGCAGLCTVPAEQRLARGMAEAQQSELDLMADMLAARGAKPRS, from the coding sequence GTGGCGAGCTCCGCCGTGGCGCTCGCGGTCCTGTTCGCGGGGGTGGCGACCATCGCCTCCGCGCGGGACGACGGGCCGGACCCGGCCCCCGGCGGAAGCGGCGCGGAACGGCTGCGGGTGCCGTCGGCCGCCTCCGCCGACGCGGGTTTCGCCCGTGACATGGCGGTCCACCACCAGCAGGCCGTGGAGATGTCCTTCATCGTGCGCGACCGCACGCAGGACGAGGAGGTGCGCCGGCTCGCGTACGACATCGCCAACACCCAGGCCAACCAGCGGGGCATGCTGCTCGGCTGGCTGGATCTGTGGGAACTGCCGAAGGTCGCCCCGGACGGGCGGCCGCCCATGGCGTGGATGGCCCCGGGCAGCGGCGGGCACCAGGGGCACGGCATGGCGGGGATGACCGGGCCGGCCGGCAAGGACGGCGCCCTCATGCCCGGCATGGCCACCAGGGCCGAGCTGGAGGAGCTGCGCACGCTCGACGGCGAGCGTGCCGAGGTCTTCTACCTCCAGCTGATGACCGACCACCACAAGGGCGGCGTCGCCATGGCCGAGGGGTGCGCCGGGCTGTGCACCGTACCGGCGGAACAGCGGCTCGCCCGTGGCATGGCCGAGGCCCAGCAGTCCGAGCTGGACCTGATGGCGGACATGCTGGCGGCGCGAGGGGCGAAGCCACGCTCCTGA
- a CDS encoding CBS domain-containing protein: MTTARDIMHSGAQWIPAHETLDRAAQLMREHNVGALPISANGDRDRMVGILTDRDIVVDCVAKGHDPSKVTAGELAQGTPRWIDAGAGVDAVLEEMQTHRIRRLPVVENKMLIGMISEADLAQHLSEEQIAGWAEKVYARG, from the coding sequence ATGACGACCGCCAGAGACATCATGCATTCCGGAGCCCAGTGGATCCCCGCCCACGAGACGCTCGACCGCGCCGCGCAGCTGATGCGCGAGCACAACGTGGGCGCGCTGCCCATCTCCGCCAACGGTGACCGGGACCGGATGGTCGGCATCCTCACGGACCGGGACATCGTCGTCGACTGTGTGGCGAAGGGTCACGATCCGTCGAAGGTGACCGCGGGCGAACTCGCCCAGGGCACGCCGCGCTGGATCGACGCGGGCGCGGGCGTGGACGCGGTGCTGGAGGAGATGCAGACGCACCGGATCCGCCGGCTTCCGGTGGTGGAGAACAAGATGCTGATCGGCATGATCAGCGAGGCCGACCTCGCGCAGCATCTCTCCGAGGAACAGATCGCCGGCTGGGCGGAGAAGGTCTACGCACGCGGCTGA
- a CDS encoding multicopper oxidase family protein — protein sequence MPTKPTRRAVLGAALAVAGSGVLAACSDDAPTGPSSGAKADDLFVSPDGKEVAAAEAERGSGPVRKVSLTATPARLDLGGGRTVSSWAYGDRLPGREVRVTAGDTLALTLANHLPQPTSLHWHGLALRNDMDGVPGLTQRDIAPGADFTYRFAVPHPGTYWFHPHSGVQQDRGLYAPLIVEDPKEPLAYDKEWVVVLDDWVDGVDGSTPDAVLAELRRGMGGDDSGDGGGSGDGGTEHGGMDHGGGHDMSKTPSEGEGGGPSRMMMGATSPLLGGDAGDVAYPHYLVNGRTARDPSAFSARPGDRIRLRIINAGGDTAFRVALGGHRMTVTHTDGFPVRHTTTDALLLGMGERYDVLVTAGDGVFPLTALAEGKKASAMALLRTGGGAAPAASVRPRELDGKLVQAGRLVPDESVALPARAPDRTLRIRLTGGMAAYDWAFDAKPYTTGQRRPVEAGERIRLVFDNATAMWHPLHLHGHTFAMAGNAAGARKDTAIVLPHRSLTVDFDADNPGLWMLHCHNVYHAEAGMMTVLGYRR from the coding sequence ATGCCCACCAAGCCCACCCGGCGCGCCGTGCTCGGCGCCGCCCTCGCCGTCGCCGGCAGCGGAGTTCTGGCCGCCTGTTCCGATGACGCGCCGACCGGTCCGTCCTCCGGCGCGAAGGCCGATGACCTCTTCGTGTCGCCCGACGGCAAGGAGGTCGCCGCCGCCGAGGCCGAGCGGGGCTCCGGCCCCGTACGGAAGGTCTCGCTCACCGCCACCCCCGCCCGCCTCGATCTGGGCGGCGGGCGCACCGTCAGCTCCTGGGCGTACGGGGACCGGCTGCCCGGCCGCGAGGTCCGGGTCACCGCCGGTGACACCCTGGCGCTCACCCTCGCCAACCATCTGCCGCAGCCGACCTCGCTGCACTGGCACGGTCTGGCCCTGCGCAACGACATGGACGGGGTCCCCGGGCTGACGCAGCGGGACATCGCGCCGGGCGCGGACTTCACCTACCGGTTCGCGGTGCCGCACCCGGGGACGTACTGGTTCCATCCGCACTCGGGCGTCCAGCAGGACCGCGGGCTGTACGCCCCGCTGATCGTCGAGGACCCGAAGGAGCCGCTCGCGTACGACAAGGAGTGGGTCGTCGTCCTCGACGACTGGGTCGACGGGGTCGACGGCTCCACCCCGGACGCGGTCCTGGCCGAGCTGCGCCGGGGCATGGGCGGCGACGACTCCGGAGACGGCGGCGGCTCCGGGGACGGCGGTACGGAGCACGGCGGCATGGACCACGGCGGCGGGCACGACATGTCGAAGACGCCCTCCGAGGGCGAGGGCGGCGGGCCCTCGCGGATGATGATGGGCGCCACCAGCCCGCTGCTCGGCGGCGACGCGGGCGATGTCGCCTATCCGCACTACCTGGTCAACGGGCGCACCGCGCGGGACCCGTCCGCCTTCTCCGCGCGGCCCGGCGACCGGATCCGGCTGCGGATCATCAACGCGGGCGGCGACACCGCGTTCCGTGTCGCGCTCGGCGGTCACCGGATGACGGTGACGCACACCGACGGCTTCCCGGTCCGGCACACCACCACCGACGCGCTGCTGCTCGGGATGGGTGAGCGGTACGACGTACTGGTCACCGCCGGGGACGGGGTGTTCCCGCTGACCGCGCTCGCCGAGGGCAAGAAGGCGTCGGCGATGGCGCTGCTGCGGACCGGCGGGGGTGCCGCGCCCGCCGCCTCCGTACGGCCCCGGGAGCTGGACGGGAAGCTGGTGCAGGCGGGCCGGCTGGTGCCGGACGAGTCGGTGGCACTGCCCGCCCGCGCGCCGGACCGGACCCTGCGCATCCGGCTCACCGGCGGCATGGCCGCGTACGACTGGGCCTTCGACGCGAAGCCGTACACCACGGGTCAGCGGCGTCCGGTCGAGGCCGGGGAACGGATCCGGCTGGTGTTCGACAACGCGACGGCGATGTGGCATCCGCTGCATCTGCACGGCCACACCTTCGCGATGGCCGGCAACGCCGCCGGGGCCCGCAAGGACACCGCGATCGTTCTGCCGCACCGCTCGCTGACCGTGGACTTCGACGCCGACAACCCGGGGCTGTGGATGCTGCACTGCCACAACGTCTACCACGCGGAGGCGGGCATGATGACGGTCCTCGGCTACCGCCGCTGA